The region AAGGCAGGTTATTCCATACAAGGCAATTATTTGAGGTGCTATACTCTTTCAGCCAACCACCCTCCTCTACATGACAGCTACAGGACCTTCATCATCCTCCAGTATCAATTATATATTCTTTTAGTAGAGAGGGACATCATATTTAAGCTGGTATATGCCTTCTTTCAAAAAAGCAATATTCCAAACATTTATTCTAATAAAGAATTTCTAAATAAATAGTAAATGGTGGATAAGGTAATCAGTAATCACTCAGGAGCGCATTAAAGAaacatggtactccctccgtccgaaaatacttgtcatcaaaatggacaaaaagggttgtatctagaactaaaatacatctagatacatccccttttattcattttgatgacaagtatttctggacggagggagtattagttaaCATAAAAGGCCTACCGTAAAAACAGCATGTCATACTCTACTATATTAAAGTAAAAATAGGTGCCAGCAAGACAAGGTTAAAACTTAAGGCCATAATACTGTTATACATACCTTACGGTCATTTGCTTCATCAGCATGCCCATCCTGTGCGAAGTAGGCCAGAATCAGGTTCCCCAAGAAGGCCCCAATGTCGTAACCCATCGGCGCGTAGAAGGCAAACTCCGGATCAATCACTTGAGTGGAATCTGGGGTCACCATGATGGAACCAGTATGGAGATCACCATGAATCAGAGCCTGGGCTCTCTCAATAAACCTGCAGTGTAAAATTCAGATAAGAAACACAACATACGCAGCACCAACGAATCTGCATAAATTCGGAGCTAGCCGATTACATGGACTTCAGTTCACCAATCTCCAATTTCAGCCCATCATCCTCCCGAACCGCTTCGGCGTCTTTGTCTAGAAGAGGCGAGTTCCAGCGATTGTATTTGGAGACCATGTATGGGTCCGAGAAGACGACCTGCTCCGTGAGCCTGCACATCTCCACGTTCTCACAGTAGCGAGCAACTGCAATTCACATCAAGACACGCCATGAATTTCACCTCTTTCCCCCTTTTACAGGCAGAAGAAAATTCAgaggagcagagcagagcagcccCGACCTTGCTTCTTGTGGTCGGTGGTGGAGTTGTAGAGGAGGGAGGTGAAGAAGAGGGTCTTGGCCATGTAGTCGGCCATGTGGTCGGCGAGGAGCGGGTACTGGACGCCGGCGATGAGGCCCTTGCGGAGGATGATGTGGGGCGGCCTGATGTAGCGCATGCCGATGAGCGACATGGCGCGGTCGAAGTGGTAGACCTCCGGGACGTGGTCCGGGCAGAGGCGGCCGTGCTCCCGCAGCGCCGACGCCTCGAAGTAGGCCCGCTCCCTCGTCATCGGCCACGAGTCCCCCACGCAGCGGATGTACGGCAGCGCCTGATCCGATCCATCCAGAACGCGTCAGTCAGGGGACGgggagggaggggggagagggggacgGGGGACGGACCTGCTTGACGACGACGGAGCCGGCGTCGGAGGTAACGATGTAGACGAagttgaggttgccgtcgccgaccTCCTTGACGGCGAGGCCGTCGACGCGGCCGCCGAGGCTGGCGGCCAGCGCCGGGGTCGCCCGGAtgtaggccaccagcgacgcctcgtCCAGCGGACGGAAGCcctgctcctcgtcgccggcggccaTGGCGGGCGAGCTGGATCGGGGGGGACTGAGGGAGTGGGGAGTCGCCGGGGTTTACGCTGTCGCGGCGGGTGTGTGGGTGCGGGAACAGAGACGCTGCCGCTCTGTATTAATAGTGCGTGCTCTGCACCTGGACGGGTATCTGGCAATAGTGACCACTTGCGTTGGATTGGGATGATTAGGATGAGGATTCCCGTTGACTAGGAGAGGTATTGAGAGCAGCCGCGTCCTGACTCTGGGCCCATACATTTTCTGATGAGGAACATATAAACTTCTTGGTACAATTTTATTCCGAGGAAAGCAACCCTATACACATACTTTCTCCACAAATGTACCTTCTCTTTGCCCCGCTCCGATGGATAGAACATGAGCGTCTCGAATTTCCTTGTTTTCACTAATTTACAAGTCTTGTGGCTCGGGAAAAGGAGAACGAAGAGCTTCTAAGGGCATGAATTCCATTGCTTCATTGATTTTGAGGAGAGAGGACTGGCGTGGTTTGGAGGGCGTTGGTTCAAGGACAATAGATGCGGAGAAAAGGACAGAATCTTCACGAGATACACAATGACAATAGCAGTGATGAGTAGGTGCCCAATAGCTTGGTATCTAGGCAATGCAAAACGATGTACTTTGTGGGGTTGTTTAGTATGCTATACCCGTCTCCACGTGGAGAGACAATCGTTGCAATCTCATGGAAAGAGGTGAGCAATGCAGCACAAGTAGCAAGTTGGATGGCACTGCTAACGCAGCAAGGGAAGAAGGcaattccttttttttctttgtttgcCTCCAATATCTCAAAGCTCACAAGTACGTTGAACGGAAGAGGGAAATAGATGTAAGCCCGACATTACACAATGGAAAGGACTATCTCTCTCGACCTAGAGGCAAGTTCTCAAAACGTACATATATATAGGATGGGGGTGTCATTCTAGATGTGTGAGTTTAGCATTCATTCATGTAGTATGTTTTTTGGGTGGTCATTGATAGAGTGTGAATATAAACTACAGTCTGCAGTCTAAAGCTAACAAATGTTATATGTGTTTGGTGTTGGTTGTGACGTAGTGAGAAATGCATGTGAAAAATGTGATGAAACACATGTAGTCATAGAACTCGAATCACACTTCAGTTTCCAACCGTCGAACACTTGCTAAGTCTATTGGAATGTCaattattttttttaaaatttgaggGGGGAAAAAGACTGGCAACTACCTTAACAAACAGG is a window of Triticum dicoccoides isolate Atlit2015 ecotype Zavitan chromosome 2B, WEW_v2.0, whole genome shotgun sequence DNA encoding:
- the LOC119366266 gene encoding methylthioribose kinase 1-like; translation: MAAGDEEQGFRPLDEASLVAYIRATPALAASLGGRVDGLAVKEVGDGNLNFVYIVTSDAGSVVVKQALPYIRCVGDSWPMTRERAYFEASALREHGRLCPDHVPEVYHFDRAMSLIGMRYIRPPHIILRKGLIAGVQYPLLADHMADYMAKTLFFTSLLYNSTTDHKKQVARYCENVEMCRLTEQVVFSDPYMVSKYNRWNSPLLDKDAEAVREDDGLKLEIGELKSMFIERAQALIHGDLHTGSIMVTPDSTQVIDPEFAFYAPMGYDIGAFLGNLILAYFAQDGHADEANDRKAYKQWILKTIEESWNLFQQKFLGLWNKHKDGNGEAYLPAIYNNPELLSVVQKKYMTGLLHDSLGFGSAKMIRRIVGIAHVEDFDSIEDASKRASCECRALDCGKAILKGRRQFESIEQVIALVQSVTQD